From the genome of Chloroflexota bacterium, one region includes:
- the mreD gene encoding rod shape-determining protein MreD: MRSLFIAVPLLAFIAILQSAILTRFRILGGGFDLMLVVVLAWNLVQRENDGPLWAFIGGLLADVLSGGPLGASAFSLTTLSLIIAFSEGRFYQANWIVAVLASIVGTILYHLLYLSVLALTNHPVNFADTLALVTLPSTILNLLLMLPVYQATKRLVAQVSSPQVEIDS; encoded by the coding sequence ATGCGCAGTCTCTTCATCGCCGTTCCGCTTCTGGCTTTCATCGCCATCCTCCAGTCAGCCATTCTCACTCGTTTTCGGATTCTGGGCGGCGGCTTCGACCTGATGCTGGTGGTGGTGCTGGCCTGGAATCTGGTTCAACGAGAAAACGACGGCCCCCTCTGGGCCTTCATCGGCGGCCTGCTGGCCGATGTGCTGTCGGGCGGGCCACTGGGGGCGAGCGCCTTCAGCCTCACTACCCTTAGCTTGATCATCGCCTTCAGCGAAGGCCGGTTTTATCAGGCTAACTGGATTGTGGCTGTGTTGGCCAGCATCGTCGGCACGATTCTCTATCACTTGCTATACTTGTCGGTGCTGGCCCTTACCAATCACCCGGTGAATTTTGCCGACACGCTGGCCCTGGTGACCCTGCCGTCCACCATTTTGAATCTGTTGCTGATGTTGCCGGTGTATCAGGCGACCAAGCGGCTGGTGGCGCAAGTGTCTTCGCCTCAAGTGGAAATCGACTCATGA